The sequence TCCGGGAAGGCGGACGGACGGTGGGCGCCGGTGTCGTTGTGAAGGTGGAGGCGTAGTCCATGCCGAGGGATATCATCACGCTCGCCTGCACGGAGTGCAAGCGGCGTAACTACACGACCACGAAGAACAAGAAGAACGATCCCGACCGGATCGAGGTGTCGAAGTACTGCAGGTGGTGTCGCAAGCACACCGCCCACCGCGAGACGCGCTAGCCTCGGTTGCAGCGCGGCCGGTCCCTTCCTATAATGGGAGACGGCACAGGGGCGTAGCTCCAATTGGTAGAGCGCCGGTCTCCAAAACCGGGTGTTGGGGGTTCGAATCCCTCCGCCCCTGCCAGGCAGTCCTCTTGGTGTCCCCACCCACGGTACAACCCGGGTAAGACCGACGAGATTGGAGGACCATCAATGGAAGGCAGCCGCTACCGGCGCGTCCACGCCAGCGCCCTCGAGGGGTTCCAGCACGCCCGTGACGACTACTGGTACCGCCCGCTGGTCTTCGGTAAGGGTCTCTTCACCTATCTGGCCTACGTGCCGCCCGGAGGGTCCATGCCTCCCCACGGCCACGAGGAGGACGCGTACGAACTCTCGTTCTACATGCTGGAGGGCGAACTGGAGATTACGCTGGAGGGCGAGACCTTCGCGGTGGCGCCGGGCGAGGCCATCCACGTGGATCCGGGCGTCTCGCTGGGAGTCCGCAACTCCGGGACCCGTACTGCCGGATTCCTGTTGACGTTTGCGCCGCCGCCTCCGATTCCGTCACCGGAGGCGCTACGGGAACGCTACGAGCGTCGGGGAAGCGGAATCAAGTCGCCTGAAGAGATGGAGGCGCTCATCCGGCAGACGCCGGTCAGCCGATAAACCTGTTTAGGGCCTCCTTGAGATCTCCGATGGCCGAGGATATGTCTCCATGGTTCTGTGCGTCCACGATGCAGTGCTCCAGGTGGTCTTCCAGAAGGACCCGCGCGGCCTGATCAAGTGCAGCCCGGGCCGCTGCGATCTGGATGAGGACTTCCGGACAAGGCCGGCCTTCGATCACCATGGTACGGATGGCGCGGACGTGTCCTTCCAGGCGTGCCAGCCGGTTTGCGATCTGCTTCGTCTTGGTATGCGGCATCTCGCCCTCCTTCAAATCAAGTGGCCCGCACTGAGCCTACCGCCGCCCGCCTACGAGACGGTCCGGCCGGACCCGGCGTGGGCAGTATAGCACCGCGCGTTGATCGCCTGCCAGCGCCGTGCTAGGATTCGTAAGCCTTCGAGGTGCACCCGATGATCCAGCCTGATCAGCCCGGCACGCTCCTTGTGATCGCCACCTACGGCCTTGAGATAGTCGAGGTCGGGGGCACAATCGCCCGCCACGTCCGGGCCGGGGGGCGCGTTCACTCCTCGGTGACGCTGGTCAGGCCGGAGTCGCGGCCCCAGGTCGAGCGAGCGGCAGCCATCCTGGGCACGACGGTTCAGTTCATGGAGTTCACGATGGGTGAGGTTTCCCCGGACATGAACTCGAAGAAACGGTTCGTGCGCCTGATCCGGGAAGTCCGGCCGGACGTTGTGATCACGCAGGACCCCGAGCACTCGTTTCACGACCTTGATCCGGACCGCCGCCAGGCGATGATCCTCTACCTCGAGGCGATGGCCCTGGCCGGCCGTGACTTCGCGCCCGAGCAGCTCGAGGAGCTGGGGCGCCATCCGGTTCCCACGATCTACTACATGATGCCCGACCGGCCCAACTGCGTGGTGGACATAACCGAGGTGGCCGGGATAAAACAGCAGGCCCTTGCTGAGTTGCGCAGCCAACACGCCTTCAGCGCCCAGATGATGCGGCGCAGGCTGGCCCCCGAGGTTCTCGCGCACGTCGCGGGCGTTGATACGGGAGCGTCCGACGAAGTGCTGGGGCTGGCCATCCACCGCCAGACCGACAAGTCCCTTCACCTCTATCACGGGCTGATGAGTCACACGGCGCAGGCCGTGCTGGCCGAGCCCTTCCGGCGGGAAGGCGTCTTCACCCTCAGCTACCTGGTGCGGTAGGACCCAGCCGCGGAGTGGCGGCGCCCGCTACGTTCCGTGGATCCCCTCCGGCCGGATTGTCGCAGCCACATGGGAGCGTTACGCTTGTTGCCGTGGTGTCCCGCATTCTTCAGGGAAGGTGAGGACCAACGATGCGAATCCTGTTGCTGATCTCCGTTCTGGCGGTGAGCCTACTCTCTGCGGGGGCTCCGGCCCGCGGCCAGACGGCGGCGCTGCGCATGGCCATCTCGAGGGACGAGGGCTCGCTCAACCCGTACACCTACCAGAGCGGGTATCCCGGCTGGAACCTGATGACCCTCGTCTACGAGCCGCTGTTCACGCCCGACGCCGACAACATCCCGCAGCCCTGGCTTGTGCGCAGGTACTCCGTGAGCCCGGACGGCAGGACATGGACGCTCACGCTGCACCCCAACATCAAGTGGCACGACGGACGCCCCCTTACGGCCGACGATGTGAAGTTCACGTATGAGTATGTGCGGAAGCACGCCCACTCGCGCTGGACCTCGCAGGTCCGCCTGATCGAGAGCATCGAGACCTCGGGCACCACGATGCTGACCATCCGCCTGACCGCTCAAAGCGGCGGGTTCCTGATGCAGCCCCTCGCCGACCTGCCGATTCTGCCCCGGCACATCTGGGAAGGAGTCGCGGAGCCGCGGCGATTCAACGACTCGATCGGCAGTGGTCCGTACAAGCTTGCGGAGATGCGTGACGGCCAGTTCTACCGTCTGGTCGCCAACGACGCCTACTTCGGCGGGCGGCCTAAGGTGCGCGAGATCGTGCTCCCCATCATCCGCGATGCCACGGTGACGTTTACGGCGCTCAAGGCGGGCGAGATTGACACCACGGCCAGGGCGCTCTCGCCGGAACTGGTCGGCGCGTTCGAGAAGGCCGGGGGACTGAAGGTCGTGCGAGGTGCTGGATACGCAAGCACCATTCTCCAGTTAAACCTGGAGCACCCCATCCTACGGGATGTGAAGCTGCGCCAGGCCATCGCCAACGCCATCAACACCCGCCTGATGGTCAGGCTGCTCCTGCTCGGCTACGGCGTCGTGGGAAGCCCGGGATATATCCACCCTGACTCTCCGTTCCACAACCCTGCCGTGACCTTCGCGGCGAGCAAGTCGAGGGCAGTCCAGATCCTTAACGAGGCCGGATACATTGACCGCGACCGCGACGGCATACGGGACACGCCGGACGGACGGCCGCTCCGGTTCAACCTGCTGACCCTTGCCGGCAACCCCATCCGCGTGCGCGGAGCCGATCTGATGCGCACGTGGCTCCGCGACATCGGGATTGACGTGCGCGTCGTTGCGCAGGAGGACGCTAGCATCATCGCTCAGGTGTGGCCCGACTTCGACGTCTGCAATGGGCGCAACTTCGACATGGCGATCTTCGGGTGGTCGGCACCGGTGATGAACCGGGCCACCAGCCTGCGAGACCTGTTCCACTCGGACTGCCGGTTCGGTACGATCAACATCGGTGGATACAAGAGCGCCGAGGTGGACAGGTTGGGCAACGAGCTGGCCGCGGCGGTGGAGCCCGCGAAGCAGAAGCAGATCCTGTTCGAGATGCAGAAGACGATTTCGGCCGATCTGCCGGTGCACGTGCTGTTCTACATGGACGGCATCTACGCCTACCGGCCTGACAAGCACGACGCCTGGGTCTACCAGAAGGGGCAGGGGATCGTTAACAAGCTGTCGTTCATCGGTCCGCCCAAGCGCTGAGCCGGGCGAATCTGGCGTGATGGCGTGAACGATTCCGCCGTGTGGCGCTTCCTGGCCGGGCGTGTGGCCCAGTACCTGCTCTTGTTGGCGCTGACAGTGGCGCTCAACTTCGCCCTGCCCCGGATGATGCCCGGCAGCCCGCTGGTCTTCCTGGCCGGTGAGGACGTGGGGTTCCTCGACGCGGAGCAGCGGGCCCAGCTGTACGCGCTCTACGGCCTCGACCAGCCGCAGTGGGAGCAGTTTCTCACCTATGCCGGCAACCTGGCCCGTGGCGAACTCGGGTACTCGTTCCAGCGCGGCCGCCCGATCGCCGAGATAATCGGCGAGCGCCTTCCCTGGACCATGCTGTTGGTCGGGCTCTCGCTCGTGATCGCCACGCTGCTCGGCGCCGCGCTGGGCGCCGTGACCGCCTGGCGGCGCGGCTCGGTCCTGGACCTCGGCACTCTCGGCGTGGCGATGTTCTTTGAGTCGGTGCCCTCGTTCTGGCTCGGGATGATCTTCATCGCGGTCTTTGCGGCCGGGCTGGGCTGGCTTCCTATATTCGGGGCCGGCACGGCCGGCGTAACCCTCGCCGGATGGGCCCTGTTGGTTGACCGCGCTCGCCACCTGATGCTGCCGCTCGCCACCCTGACCCTGATAACCATCCCGGGTACCTTGCTGATAACCAGGTACTCGATGCTCTCGGTACTGGGTGAGCAGTACATCACCACGGCGCGGGCAAAGGGGGTGCACGAGCGGGCAGTGCTGCTCCGGCACGCGATGCGAAACGCCCTTCTGCCGGTGGCGACGGTCTTCATGCTCAACCTGGGCTTCGTGGCCAGCGGCGCCACCGTGGTGGAGACGGTCTTCTCCTACCCGGGCGTCGGCCGCCTCCTCTATGAGGCGGTGCTAAACCGTGACTACCCCGTGCTGCAGGGGACCTTTCTCGTCATCACGGTAAGCGTGATCGTGGCGAACATCGCCTCCGACCTGCTCTACCCGCTCATAGACCCGCGGGTGCGACGGCGGTGAACGGCATGAACCAGGTACCCGTCCCATCCGGCGCGCGCCGCCTCAGGTTGGGCGCGGCCGGCTGGGCCGGGATTCTCCTGCTGGGCATCCTTGTGTCCGCCGCGGTGCTGGCCCCGCTCGTGAGCCCGTACAACCCCGAGGAGACCGTGGCCG comes from bacterium and encodes:
- the rpmG gene encoding 50S ribosomal protein L33, whose translation is MPRDIITLACTECKRRNYTTTKNKKNDPDRIEVSKYCRWCRKHTAHRETR
- a CDS encoding cupin domain-containing protein, which codes for MEGSRYRRVHASALEGFQHARDDYWYRPLVFGKGLFTYLAYVPPGGSMPPHGHEEDAYELSFYMLEGELEITLEGETFAVAPGEAIHVDPGVSLGVRNSGTRTAGFLLTFAPPPPIPSPEALRERYERRGSGIKSPEEMEALIRQTPVSR
- a CDS encoding metal-sensing transcriptional repressor, with the translated sequence MPHTKTKQIANRLARLEGHVRAIRTMVIEGRPCPEVLIQIAAARAALDQAARVLLEDHLEHCIVDAQNHGDISSAIGDLKEALNRFIG
- a CDS encoding GlcNAc-PI de-N-acetylase, coding for MIQPDQPGTLLVIATYGLEIVEVGGTIARHVRAGGRVHSSVTLVRPESRPQVERAAAILGTTVQFMEFTMGEVSPDMNSKKRFVRLIREVRPDVVITQDPEHSFHDLDPDRRQAMILYLEAMALAGRDFAPEQLEELGRHPVPTIYYMMPDRPNCVVDITEVAGIKQQALAELRSQHAFSAQMMRRRLAPEVLAHVAGVDTGASDEVLGLAIHRQTDKSLHLYHGLMSHTAQAVLAEPFRREGVFTLSYLVR
- a CDS encoding ABC transporter substrate-binding protein yields the protein MRILLLISVLAVSLLSAGAPARGQTAALRMAISRDEGSLNPYTYQSGYPGWNLMTLVYEPLFTPDADNIPQPWLVRRYSVSPDGRTWTLTLHPNIKWHDGRPLTADDVKFTYEYVRKHAHSRWTSQVRLIESIETSGTTMLTIRLTAQSGGFLMQPLADLPILPRHIWEGVAEPRRFNDSIGSGPYKLAEMRDGQFYRLVANDAYFGGRPKVREIVLPIIRDATVTFTALKAGEIDTTARALSPELVGAFEKAGGLKVVRGAGYASTILQLNLEHPILRDVKLRQAIANAINTRLMVRLLLLGYGVVGSPGYIHPDSPFHNPAVTFAASKSRAVQILNEAGYIDRDRDGIRDTPDGRPLRFNLLTLAGNPIRVRGADLMRTWLRDIGIDVRVVAQEDASIIAQVWPDFDVCNGRNFDMAIFGWSAPVMNRATSLRDLFHSDCRFGTINIGGYKSAEVDRLGNELAAAVEPAKQKQILFEMQKTISADLPVHVLFYMDGIYAYRPDKHDAWVYQKGQGIVNKLSFIGPPKR
- a CDS encoding ABC transporter permease → MNDSAVWRFLAGRVAQYLLLLALTVALNFALPRMMPGSPLVFLAGEDVGFLDAEQRAQLYALYGLDQPQWEQFLTYAGNLARGELGYSFQRGRPIAEIIGERLPWTMLLVGLSLVIATLLGAALGAVTAWRRGSVLDLGTLGVAMFFESVPSFWLGMIFIAVFAAGLGWLPIFGAGTAGVTLAGWALLVDRARHLMLPLATLTLITIPGTLLITRYSMLSVLGEQYITTARAKGVHERAVLLRHAMRNALLPVATVFMLNLGFVASGATVVETVFSYPGVGRLLYEAVLNRDYPVLQGTFLVITVSVIVANIASDLLYPLIDPRVRRR